A single region of the Candidatus Hydrogenedentota bacterium genome encodes:
- a CDS encoding HU family DNA-binding protein, producing MAFKKAKDKDKPMTKTQTLTALAEETGLTKKDVAAVLDNLAALACAQAAAGFTVPGLGKLKLVQRKARKGRNPATGEEIKIPAKKVLKFTIGKAAKDLVTPPKK from the coding sequence ATGGCTTTCAAGAAAGCAAAAGACAAAGACAAACCGATGACCAAGACACAGACGCTGACCGCCTTGGCCGAAGAAACGGGACTGACGAAGAAAGATGTCGCCGCCGTGCTTGACAATCTGGCTGCCTTAGCTTGTGCGCAGGCTGCTGCCGGATTTACCGTGCCCGGTCTTGGCAAACTGAAACTGGTGCAACGCAAAGCCCGTAAAGGCCGCAACCCCGCAACCGGTGAAGAGATCAAAATTCCCGCGAAAAAAGTTTTGAAGTTTACCATTGGTAAGGCCGCGAAAGATCTCGTTACTCCGCCCAAGAAATAA